The nucleotide window ATCGTCTAAAAACATAGCAGGTGGTTCTACAGCTTTAAATCGGGCCCAACTGAGATACCACAGTAGGTATGCTCATCATGTGGGCGCAGCATCCCACGGTACGATTACCAACCAAACAGTTGCAGTAGTAGCTAGCAATATCTGCCACCGTATTACTTGTGGTCCAATTTACTAATATATCAATGCAAAATACGCCagagttaatataaaaatttttATCGTTGCCGCTAAGATCAATTTGGGTAacgataaaagtttgcaaaactaagattaacctttatcaattgtgttggttttttTCCCCTTTGAACCAACGAAAATATACGgcacatgaaaaaatattatgtatgcataaaataattacaaaataagtttatttcatGTTGTGTCCAATCACCCCCTGGACTACGGAAAGAGAGGGGGTTGCTACTCTCGATTTTTCCCCTTGTCGCAAGATTTTTGTACGGCGTTGCGGAATAATGGATTAAAAGCATTATTGAAAGAGTATGACACAGATGCcgaacaaaatcaaattatcaaATTTACCCCGGTAATTGTcggaaaataaaaagaaattccGACTTCGTGGCGCACCATTTTTGTACGGCACTGTgcgttttcttattatttttaatggatcTATCGGTGGTAAGAATGccgtacaaaaatatatgaccaAAATGTACTGAGTCTACCTGTACTTTCGAATTTTCACCTGCACTCAGTTGGACAGCTTACAAGTGACGGCATAGTGCTccatcttattattttatgctcTTACATCGTTCTAGATAGGTCTCCTGGTGGTTCAAATGACCCATAAATTTTTAACATGGGCTTGTAGTctataagagatataaataattttgagaatattttacgagaaaaaaagcatattttgtttagtcattaaggaataattaagctttgtattggaaataattcagtagttttagagaaaaccccacaaacgtatcatacaaagtttttattaacttaaatgcaaCATTCTATAAAGAGCTGTGTTatacaactgtcagacatgtcattcctcatgattgtttctttcaaactaccttcacacaagaactattgaaaaactttgatgatgattaatattataaatgcgaaagtttgtgagtatgtatgtatggatgtttgttactctttcacgcatataCCACTCAACAGATtaggatgaaatttggtatataggtagctgaagacccagaataacacataggcttttccccggagttcccgaaggatcaggatttacacgggaagggtttccacgcggacgaagtcgcgggcggcctctagtttattTGTGGATTAATTATCTCCAAAAAATAAACCTCATATACGATCTTTTTCAAAATGAATTAaacttcatataaaaatattttattcattatgaaagtattttgatggccatattattttattttaaagtgagaTGGACTTGGGCATTCTCCCTTAGCAAATTACATGTTTACGGAACTAAAATCATTTCAATGATATGTTTCAGAATTCAGGTTTACAGTCAAATTACATACCAGTGATAATGATGCCGATTTATCCAGCTGACCAATGCCCCTTTGACATGGAGTGTGAGGCACAAAAAATTAGAGACTCTGAAGCCAAAACTAAAAAACCGAAAAGGAAAGACAATGAAAAAGCTGATGAAGATGATAAAGATAAAGACAAAGCATCGAAGCCTAAGAAACGTGGATTTGTGATGCAACGCCTTACAGACTTTGATTTACTATCGCAATGGTGAAGCGTTTATTGCAACTAGGAACAACGTTACACTCGAGTCGGAGTGAAATAATATCCTAAACATTTGTACCTACgattattatctaatttatttaggGGTTACTGGATCGGACACCTTCATTTGGCCAGTTGACACTAGGCGTGGTACCAAGCTTACTGAGTCTGACTAATAAACTTATAGTTATTGGAAAGCCCctaatgctttgttttaataagcAAATAAACGAGCAACTGTGATTAAATGATATTAGAAATCGAGTAGCTACATTTACATGGTTAGGTACTTAGTAAGCGTTTTGTATTAGTGAGAGATAGTTATGCTGTTGGACGCTTGATACCCTGTTTAAACCGTGTCGTCTTAATTGCTAAGCTAACATTAATATTGTACGTGTATTTTATCGAGTCCCATacgtgtttatttaaatataaaacttgtaaatgatgtataattgtttttttttattaacacgtTCACTGCCGCCGACACACCTTGCGTGTCCTTGCTAATTTCAATAGCTACGCCTCGAACACGCTAGGCGTGTCCTAAATGTCCAGTGATATTTCGAAaatttacctaaatatttttttggaattctCAGTACATAATCCTCTAAAAATATCCGACGGCCCCCGGAAAAACTCTTAAATTTGCATTTAATTCTTTGTTACTATATGTATAATGCCGAGAACACGCCGGGCGTGTCTTAACAATTTATCATAGACTGTGTCAACCTTTGTattaaaacttcaaataaagtaaaaataacaccTATATATGATATAATACTAATACCTAAGCGATATTTTGCATTATTACATCTATTTTGCGACGCACGTGCAGGGTATGTAGTTATCtactcactagctgacccgcgcaacttcgattgcgtcacttaagagaatgagtcaaacttttccacgtttttgtaacagttttcgttgctactccgctgctaatgactgtagcgtgatgttatatagcctatagccttccttaataactgggctatctaacactgaaataatttttcaaatcggaccagtagttcctgagattagcgcgttcaaacaaacaaacaaacaaacaaacaaacaaacaaactcttcagctttataatattagtatagatatttatttaattattaaatcacataatacaaaacaaaaatatataaaattattacatggGTATGGGTAGTGGAAGGACGTACAATTTCAGGTGTCGAAGTGGTAAAATATCCTTGAGTTGCCGCCACCGTGGA belongs to Anticarsia gemmatalis isolate Benzon Research Colony breed Stoneville strain chromosome Z, ilAntGemm2 primary, whole genome shotgun sequence and includes:
- the LOC142986364 gene encoding uncharacterized protein LOC142986364, with product MAEKNLIEKLANVPLARPGFDALGISAPVIVQANPEGKWENKEPEGLEEERLRAVVQHLVSSKAISAAQSYCGQCAQDNKNSGLQSNYIPVIMMPIYPADQCPFDMECEAQKIRDSEAKTKKPKRKDNEKADEDDKDKDKASKPKKRGFVMQRLTDFDLLSQW